Proteins from a genomic interval of Aquabacterium olei:
- the arsH gene encoding arsenical resistance protein ArsH codes for MLRASTPSAHPPRILMLYGSLRERAFSRLLTEEAARLLRAMGAEVRIFNPSGLPLPDDAPDTHPKVQELRELTLWCEGMVWCSPERHGAMTGIMKAQIDWIPLNTGAVRPTQGKTLAVMQVCGGSQSFNAVNQMRVLGRWMRMLTIPNQSSVAKAFMEFDEHNRMKPSSYLDRVVDVMEELVKFTLLTRDMAPYLVDRYSERKESAEELMRRVNQRAL; via the coding sequence ATGTTGCGGGCCAGCACGCCGTCGGCCCATCCGCCGCGCATCCTGATGTTGTATGGCTCACTGCGTGAGCGAGCCTTCAGCCGCCTGCTGACCGAGGAAGCGGCGCGACTGCTGCGCGCCATGGGCGCCGAAGTCCGCATCTTCAATCCGAGCGGACTGCCGTTGCCGGACGACGCTCCGGACACCCATCCCAAGGTGCAGGAACTCCGTGAGCTGACCCTCTGGTGCGAAGGCATGGTGTGGTGCTCGCCCGAGCGCCACGGGGCCATGACGGGCATCATGAAGGCGCAGATCGACTGGATCCCGCTGAACACAGGCGCGGTGCGGCCCACACAAGGCAAGACACTCGCCGTGATGCAGGTGTGCGGCGGGTCGCAGTCCTTCAATGCCGTCAACCAGATGCGGGTGCTCGGTCGCTGGATGCGGATGCTCACCATCCCCAACCAGTCGTCGGTGGCCAAGGCGTTCATGGAGTTCGACGAGCACAACCGCATGAAGCCCTCTAGCTACCTCGACCGCGTGGTCGACGTCATGGAAGAGCTGGTCAAGTTCACCTTGTTGACGCGCGACATGGCACCGTACCTGGTCGACCGCTACAGTGAACGCAAGGAATCCGCCGAGGAACTGATGCGCCGCGTCAACCAGCGCGCGCTGTAA
- a CDS encoding DUF1810 domain-containing protein has protein sequence MATDPYDLQRFLDAQEHSYASALAELRAGRKRSHWMWYILPQLRGLGHSEMAWRYGISGLPEAEAYLNHPQLGPRLIECVEAALTHKATSPVAIFGDIDARKFHSCVTLFAAVSPAGSCFHEALGQWFAGERDGNALVLR, from the coding sequence ATGGCAACCGACCCGTATGATCTCCAGCGATTCCTCGACGCGCAAGAGCACAGCTACGCTTCTGCTCTGGCAGAACTGCGCGCCGGCCGCAAGCGCTCGCACTGGATGTGGTACATCCTGCCGCAACTGCGGGGCCTGGGACACAGCGAGATGGCCTGGCGATATGGCATTTCCGGGCTGCCCGAGGCCGAGGCGTATTTGAATCACCCGCAGTTGGGCCCTCGGCTCATCGAGTGTGTCGAGGCCGCGCTCACGCACAAGGCCACCTCGCCCGTGGCGATCTTTGGGGACATCGACGCAAGGAAGTTTCACTCCTGCGTCACGCTCTTCGCCGCGGTCAGCCCGGCCGGCTCGTGCTTCCATGAAGCGTTGGGGCAGTGGTTTGCGGGCGAGCGCGATGGGAACGCTTTGGTGTTAAGGTGA
- the arsA gene encoding arsenical pump-driving ATPase yields the protein MTLFDQPTRFVFFTGKGGVGKTSLSTATAIQLADRGLRVLLVSTDAASNLDEMLGVPLRNTPTPVPAVPGLSVLNIDPDEAAEAYRRRVIAQMGDDTTDEARTTVREQLSGACTTEIAAFDEFSSLLAGDAADFDHVVFDTAPTGHTLRLLSLPKAWSGFLKDNDRGASCLGPHSGLKMQEARFNAALAALTDPAQTMVVLVTRPEKGALQEAGRTSVELNALGLQRQMLAINGVFRASIADDPIAQAMEAWGHAALADMPAALQALPRASVPLRAFDTVGVPALRALLDDAAAQALQPTAVPADTSLLAAPLQRLVDDLATAGKGLIMVMGKGGVGKTTLAAALAVGLVQRGHAVHLSTTDPAAHLASTLDGQLPGLDVSRIDPKAETHRYIDKIMASRGAGLSDDERALMLEDLQSPCTEEVAVFHAFSRTVASARSAFVVLDTAPTGHSLLLMDATGAYHRQMTREFEGSGGAAHLITPLMRLQDPQYTRIILVTLPETTPVSQAAALQTDLRRAKIEPYAWVVNRSILAAGTRDPLLTARLAGERKQMARIADGLAREVFVVPWTAEPPVGVEGLQQLLRV from the coding sequence GTGACACTGTTCGACCAACCCACCCGATTCGTCTTCTTCACCGGCAAGGGCGGCGTGGGTAAGACCTCGCTGTCCACCGCCACCGCCATCCAGCTGGCTGACCGTGGCCTGCGCGTCCTGCTGGTCAGCACCGACGCGGCCTCCAACCTCGACGAGATGCTGGGCGTGCCCTTGCGCAACACGCCGACGCCGGTGCCCGCCGTGCCCGGCCTGTCCGTGCTGAACATCGACCCGGATGAGGCGGCCGAAGCCTACCGCAGGCGCGTGATCGCGCAGATGGGCGACGACACCACCGACGAGGCCCGCACCACGGTGCGCGAGCAGCTTTCCGGCGCCTGCACCACCGAGATCGCCGCCTTCGACGAGTTTTCGAGCCTGCTGGCCGGCGATGCCGCCGACTTCGACCACGTCGTGTTCGACACGGCGCCCACGGGCCACACCTTGCGGCTGCTCAGCCTGCCCAAGGCCTGGAGCGGCTTCCTGAAGGACAACGACCGGGGCGCCTCGTGCCTGGGCCCGCACTCGGGCCTGAAGATGCAGGAAGCCCGCTTCAATGCCGCACTGGCCGCGCTGACCGACCCGGCGCAGACCATGGTGGTGTTGGTCACGCGCCCGGAGAAGGGCGCCCTGCAAGAGGCCGGCCGGACTTCTGTCGAACTGAACGCGCTGGGATTGCAGCGCCAGATGCTGGCGATCAATGGCGTGTTCCGGGCCAGCATCGCCGACGACCCCATCGCCCAAGCGATGGAAGCGTGGGGTCACGCCGCGCTGGCCGACATGCCGGCGGCCCTGCAAGCGCTGCCGCGGGCCTCGGTGCCGCTGCGCGCCTTCGACACCGTGGGGGTGCCTGCCCTGCGCGCCCTGCTGGACGACGCCGCCGCGCAGGCTCTGCAACCCACGGCCGTGCCAGCAGACACCTCGCTGCTCGCCGCGCCCCTGCAGCGCCTGGTGGACGATCTGGCCACCGCCGGCAAGGGCCTCATCATGGTCATGGGCAAGGGTGGGGTGGGCAAGACGACGCTGGCGGCCGCACTGGCCGTAGGCCTGGTGCAGCGAGGCCATGCCGTGCACCTGAGCACAACCGACCCGGCCGCCCACCTCGCCAGCACGCTCGATGGCCAGTTGCCGGGGCTGGACGTCAGCCGGATCGATCCCAAGGCCGAAACGCATCGCTACATCGACAAGATCATGGCGAGCCGCGGGGCCGGCCTGAGCGACGACGAGCGGGCGTTGATGCTGGAGGACCTGCAGTCGCCGTGCACCGAAGAGGTGGCGGTGTTCCATGCCTTTTCACGCACGGTCGCGTCGGCCCGCAGCGCATTCGTTGTGCTGGACACCGCACCGACAGGCCATTCGCTGCTGCTGATGGATGCCACCGGGGCTTATCACCGGCAGATGACCCGCGAATTCGAGGGCAGCGGCGGGGCTGCACACCTCATCACACCGCTGATGCGGCTGCAGGATCCGCAGTACACGCGCATCATCCTCGTGACGCTGCCCGAGACGACGCCCGTTTCACAGGCCGCCGCGTTGCAGACCGACCTTCGGCGGGCGAAGATCGAGCCTTATGCCTGGGTCGTCAACCGCTCGATTCTGGCTGCCGGCACGCGCGACCCGCTCCTGACCGCGCGCCTCGCAGGCGAGCGCAAGCAGATGGCCCGCATCGCCGACGGTCTGGCGCGTGAGGTGTTTGTCGTGCCGTGGACGGCCGAGCCGCCGGTGGGCGTCGAAGGGCTTCAGCAATTGCTGCGCGTCTGA
- a CDS encoding VOC family protein: METQELHRGRLIDHIQLVVQDLPASKVFYEAVLGALGIPLGGEADDYFWADELFVSTAESAAAQGALTGRHHLAFQARDRAMVQAFHAAALAHGGRDNGAPGERPYHPGYYAAFVLDPDGNNIEAVYHGEANRSAASVRITF; this comes from the coding sequence ATGGAAACGCAGGAACTGCATCGCGGCCGGCTGATTGATCACATTCAACTCGTTGTACAGGATCTGCCGGCCAGCAAGGTGTTCTACGAGGCGGTCCTGGGGGCACTGGGCATCCCGCTCGGAGGCGAGGCCGACGACTACTTCTGGGCGGACGAGCTGTTTGTTTCAACGGCCGAGAGCGCCGCGGCGCAAGGCGCACTCACCGGACGGCATCACCTGGCGTTCCAGGCTCGTGACCGTGCCATGGTGCAGGCGTTCCACGCGGCGGCACTGGCGCATGGCGGCCGCGACAACGGCGCCCCCGGAGAGCGCCCCTACCACCCCGGCTACTACGCCGCCTTCGTGCTGGACCCGGACGGCAACAACATCGAAGCGGTCTACCACGGTGAGGCAAACAGAAGCGCCGCGTCGGTCCGCATCACCTTCTGA
- a CDS encoding response regulator yields the protein MTNTEAGADEPRPCILIVDDAHENLRVLGDLLRPAYSVRVANSGARALEVADLDPVPALILLDIMMPGMDGYSVLRALKQSPRTQDIPVIFVTALDAAEEEEMGLSLGAVDYVTKPYKPALLLARVRSHLELKRARDRLADQNAFLDAEVRRRTAENERVKEVTLMALATLAEKRDNETGNHLRRTQAYITLLLERLKQKPRFAEALEDAALRDRIAQCAPLHDIGKVGIPDHILLKPGKLTPEEWTVMKTHAALGAEALREAVGRVRFARPDAPGEPFAFLETAAQMAESHHERWDGSGYPKGLRGDEIPLPGRLMALADVFDALISRRPYKEPMPLARAVAMIRDERGRHFDPDVVDAFVELVDQFAEVARHFADDEHPAAA from the coding sequence ATGACGAACACCGAAGCCGGGGCGGACGAACCTCGTCCATGCATCCTCATCGTCGACGACGCGCATGAAAACCTTCGTGTCCTGGGCGACCTGCTGCGCCCCGCCTACAGCGTCCGGGTGGCCAACAGCGGCGCGCGGGCGCTGGAAGTGGCCGATCTGGACCCGGTGCCGGCGCTCATCCTGCTCGACATCATGATGCCCGGCATGGACGGCTACTCGGTGCTGCGTGCACTCAAGCAATCACCCCGCACGCAGGACATCCCGGTCATCTTTGTGACGGCGCTGGACGCCGCCGAAGAAGAGGAGATGGGGCTGAGCCTCGGGGCCGTGGACTACGTGACGAAGCCCTACAAGCCCGCGTTGCTGCTGGCGCGCGTCCGCTCGCATCTTGAACTCAAGCGCGCCCGCGATCGGCTGGCGGACCAGAACGCCTTTCTGGATGCCGAAGTGCGCCGTCGCACGGCCGAGAACGAGCGGGTCAAAGAAGTGACCCTGATGGCGCTGGCCACGCTGGCCGAGAAACGAGACAACGAAACCGGCAACCACCTGCGCCGCACGCAGGCCTACATCACGCTGCTGTTGGAACGACTCAAGCAGAAGCCGCGGTTTGCCGAGGCCTTGGAGGATGCCGCGCTGCGCGATCGCATTGCCCAATGTGCGCCGCTGCACGACATCGGCAAGGTCGGCATCCCCGACCACATCCTGCTCAAGCCGGGCAAGCTCACGCCGGAAGAATGGACGGTGATGAAGACCCATGCGGCGCTGGGCGCCGAAGCGTTGCGCGAGGCCGTGGGCCGCGTGCGCTTTGCCCGCCCCGACGCGCCAGGGGAGCCCTTTGCCTTCCTGGAAACCGCCGCGCAGATGGCCGAAAGCCACCACGAGCGGTGGGACGGCAGCGGCTACCCCAAGGGCCTGCGGGGCGATGAGATTCCGCTGCCCGGCCGGCTGATGGCGCTGGCCGATGTGTTCGATGCCCTGATCTCGCGCCGCCCGTACAAGGAGCCCATGCCGCTGGCGCGGGCCGTGGCCATGATCCGCGACGAACGGGGGCGACACTTCGATCCCGATGTGGTGGATGCCTTTGTTGAACTGGTCGACCAGTTTGCCGAGGTCGCGCGTCACTTCGCCGACGACGAGCACCCTGCAGCCGCCTGA
- the arsC gene encoding arsenate reductase (glutaredoxin) (This arsenate reductase requires both glutathione and glutaredoxin to convert arsenate to arsenite, after which the efflux transporter formed by ArsA and ArsB can extrude the arsenite from the cell, providing resistance.), which yields MSDTTIYHNPQCGTSRNTLALIRNAGIEPRVIHYLDTPPTRAELVQLIADCGVAVRDVLRNKGEVYDALGLADPKWSDDELIDFMVAHPILINRPIVVTPKGTALCRPSEKVLDILHQPQQGPFSKEDGEVVIDAQGQRRV from the coding sequence ATGAGCGACACCACGATTTACCACAACCCGCAGTGCGGCACGTCCCGCAACACCCTGGCGCTGATCCGCAACGCGGGCATCGAGCCCCGGGTCATTCACTACCTCGACACCCCGCCGACACGGGCTGAACTCGTCCAGCTCATCGCCGACTGCGGCGTGGCCGTGCGCGACGTCCTGCGCAACAAGGGCGAGGTCTACGATGCCCTCGGCCTGGCCGACCCGAAGTGGTCCGACGACGAGCTGATCGATTTCATGGTGGCGCACCCCATTCTCATCAACCGCCCGATCGTCGTCACGCCGAAGGGCACTGCGCTGTGCCGGCCCTCCGAGAAGGTGCTCGACATCCTTCACCAACCGCAACAGGGCCCGTTCAGCAAGGAGGACGGGGAAGTGGTGATCGACGCGCAAGGTCAACGCCGTGTCTGA
- a CDS encoding SDR family oxidoreductase: MMLLNEKVAIVTGASSGIGRAAARLMAQQGARIVVTARREAELAALVSEIRERGGDAVALAGDVRDERHAEALVALAVRTFGGLDIAFNNAGTLGAMGPTPSIALHDWTETLAANLTSAFIGAKHQIPAMLNRQGGSLIFTSTFVGYTAAFPGMAAYAASKSGLIGLTQALATEFGPSGIRVNAILPGGTDTPMGREVANTPEAEAHVKALHALKRMATPEEIAQSVLYLASDAASFTTGTAMLVDGGVSISRA; this comes from the coding sequence ATGATGCTGTTGAATGAGAAGGTCGCCATCGTGACCGGGGCGAGTTCGGGCATCGGCCGCGCAGCAGCACGGCTGATGGCACAGCAGGGCGCGCGAATCGTCGTGACCGCGCGGCGCGAGGCGGAACTGGCCGCGCTCGTCTCGGAGATCAGGGAGCGGGGCGGAGACGCCGTCGCCCTGGCTGGCGACGTTCGCGATGAACGCCATGCCGAAGCCCTGGTGGCCCTTGCCGTGCGGACGTTCGGCGGACTGGACATCGCCTTCAACAACGCCGGCACGCTCGGCGCGATGGGCCCCACACCGTCGATCGCGTTGCACGACTGGACAGAGACCCTGGCGGCAAACCTGACCAGCGCGTTCATCGGGGCCAAGCATCAGATCCCGGCCATGCTGAACCGGCAGGGCGGCAGCCTGATCTTCACGTCCACGTTCGTGGGATACACCGCCGCCTTCCCAGGCATGGCGGCCTACGCGGCCAGCAAGTCGGGGCTCATCGGTCTGACACAGGCACTCGCGACCGAGTTCGGCCCCAGCGGCATCCGCGTCAACGCGATCCTGCCTGGCGGCACCGACACGCCGATGGGCCGCGAGGTGGCCAACACGCCGGAGGCGGAGGCCCACGTGAAGGCACTTCATGCGCTGAAGCGCATGGCCACCCCGGAGGAAATCGCCCAGTCCGTGCTTTACCTCGCGTCCGATGCCGCGTCCTTCACGACCGGCACCGCCATGCTGGTGGACGGCGGTGTGTCGATCAGCCGCGCGTGA
- a CDS encoding VOC family protein yields the protein MFSHVMVGSNDIERSKRFYDAVLGVLGAGEPLRNQNATGHTRLFYRHQGNTFCVVQPINNEPACPANGGTVGFQCQSPEQVQAFHDTAVANGGQSIEEPPGLRDAGGLGSLYLAYVRDPDGNKLCALYRMPKPAA from the coding sequence ATGTTCAGTCACGTCATGGTGGGCTCCAACGACATCGAGCGTTCGAAGCGCTTCTACGACGCGGTCCTCGGCGTTCTGGGCGCCGGAGAGCCGCTGCGCAATCAGAACGCGACCGGGCACACACGCCTGTTCTATCGGCATCAGGGCAACACCTTTTGCGTGGTTCAACCGATCAACAACGAGCCTGCGTGTCCGGCGAACGGAGGGACCGTCGGCTTTCAGTGTCAGTCTCCCGAGCAGGTGCAGGCCTTTCATGACACGGCAGTTGCGAACGGTGGCCAGTCGATCGAAGAGCCCCCTGGCCTGCGCGATGCCGGCGGCCTCGGTTCGCTGTATCTCGCTTATGTCAGGGACCCGGACGGCAACAAGCTGTGCGCGCTCTACCGGATGCCGAAGCCGGCTGCTTGA
- a CDS encoding LysE family translocator, with translation MLTPDQFTAFLFAAVLVTATPGPDNLMVLGLGMSKGRRQGMVFGLGCAVGCLSHTALAVLGVSALIAASPVAFTALKTGGGLYLMWLGWQALRSRGPTPVPGASAMDDTPLGRLFLKGMLANAINPKVGLFFLSFLPQFVAKDHGSAAGQIGALGLVFTLQAAVLFGALGYFAGRVGQWLARRPQVGPWLDRVAGGVFMALGLRLVVAR, from the coding sequence ATGCTCACCCCCGATCAGTTCACTGCCTTTCTGTTCGCTGCCGTGCTGGTCACGGCCACGCCCGGTCCGGACAACCTGATGGTGCTGGGGCTGGGCATGTCGAAAGGCCGCCGCCAGGGTATGGTGTTCGGTCTGGGCTGTGCAGTGGGCTGCCTGAGTCACACCGCCCTGGCCGTGCTGGGCGTCAGTGCGCTGATTGCCGCTTCCCCGGTGGCCTTCACGGCTTTGAAGACGGGCGGCGGGCTGTACTTGATGTGGCTGGGCTGGCAGGCCTTGCGCAGCCGGGGCCCGACCCCTGTACCGGGTGCCTCCGCGATGGATGACACCCCCTTGGGCCGTCTGTTCCTTAAGGGCATGCTGGCCAACGCGATCAACCCCAAGGTCGGGTTGTTCTTCCTGTCTTTCCTGCCGCAGTTCGTGGCGAAGGACCACGGTTCAGCGGCCGGCCAGATCGGGGCGCTGGGCCTCGTGTTCACCTTGCAGGCCGCCGTGCTGTTCGGCGCGCTGGGCTACTTTGCCGGGCGCGTGGGCCAGTGGCTGGCCAGACGCCCGCAAGTCGGCCCGTGGCTGGACCGTGTGGCAGGCGGCGTCTTCATGGCGCTCGGCCTGCGGCTGGTGGTGGCGCGCTGA
- a CDS encoding hybrid sensor histidine kinase/response regulator has protein sequence MHIPRRWRLLALLIGPVMLTLGLASAMNYYSHQVAITGYQTASAQHVATIRAAFEANAVSSETLELIQTIALEINARREGLRQAEDWPAFRRIQEARLALQNKRLQELLAREKDAERRQALEEALVLMDDLQRFLATSDALMAQPLDVVNQALLASRNTSLRYALQLQRFNEAMSKEGVAHLQATEAEVERYSTHSTQISGIGLLVAAALWAVAAVVLARRLEVLDRAVGRLAKGQHAGEDHDEFAAVREIARAQNPLTSTLAQSVLTLQQVQRERDAAQIALQEREQLFATIVQQAPAGIALIARDTLGMLRFNEAAYRSLGYDADEFASHTLHDLAFGKPEQLDGLVEQVFSEGGVEFEATSRTKAGELRDYWVSMKPLALPGRDCISAIWLDMTERKRAEFELDRYRKHLESLVAERTRDLERTQQDLIVARDMAESASRAKSAFLANMSHEIRTPMNAIVGMAHLLKGEALNPRQQERVDKITGAAMHLLAVINDILDFSKIEAGKFSVDPTDFNLEQVISQAFSLVAEKAEAKDLELVSDLDHVPTALHGDPVRLGQILLNFLSNAVKFTERGHVRLRVRTSRHEEDRQWLRFEIADTGIGISPEQQTRLFTAFQQADDSTTRLYGGTGLGLAICGRLADLLGGTVGVHSAAGQGSTFWVELPFTLAAHAPPVLHGFAPDARVLVMDDMEEAREAIQVVLTQLGAARVDTCVNGEEGLSRVTAAAQAGAPYTHVFADWNMPGMTGAEALRRLRHLPLPGHPVGILFSGSSGSPEHADPAAGIDGFIAKPVLPSAVVSVLARTALTSVQHLPAPMQAGDAPTRLKPGQRVLLAEDNALNREVLGELLERLGLTVDSVPDGVAALEAASQAHYDLILMDLQMPRMDGLQAARALRQLPAFGTTPIVAVTANAFTEDRANALAAGMNDHLAKPVDPAALRAVLTRWLGTLGDPACSAEAPVPLPTATLAALAGVPGLSIAEALRHTGGSVQQLHDRLRRFFDEHGDDPTQICLETETGDRTGARRRAHTLRGVALMFGLDAIGLAAQEIELLLQPEHDVGSVAHHPAMQRLRAALSDARQAFACVPAPDADLPAMQASLAPHELRNDLQSLADLLAVGDMDAADAWERLAPQLTIHFKRDTAALGDAMARFDYGKALTIVRDVLSNMNASQA, from the coding sequence TTGCACATTCCCCGCCGCTGGAGGCTGCTCGCCCTGTTGATCGGGCCCGTGATGCTGACGCTGGGCCTGGCCTCGGCCATGAACTACTACTCCCATCAGGTCGCCATCACTGGCTACCAGACGGCCTCTGCCCAGCATGTGGCCACGATCCGCGCAGCCTTCGAAGCCAACGCGGTCTCGTCCGAGACGCTTGAGCTCATCCAGACGATTGCCCTGGAGATCAACGCCCGCAGGGAGGGGCTGCGTCAAGCCGAAGATTGGCCCGCATTCCGACGCATTCAGGAGGCGCGGCTGGCCTTGCAGAACAAGCGGCTGCAGGAACTGCTGGCACGGGAAAAGGACGCGGAGCGTCGCCAGGCGCTGGAAGAGGCCCTGGTGCTCATGGACGATCTTCAGCGCTTTCTGGCCACGTCCGATGCCCTGATGGCACAGCCACTCGACGTGGTGAACCAGGCGCTGCTGGCGAGCCGCAACACCTCTCTGCGGTATGCCCTGCAGTTACAGCGTTTCAACGAGGCCATGTCGAAAGAGGGTGTGGCCCACCTGCAAGCGACCGAGGCCGAGGTGGAACGCTACAGCACCCATTCCACGCAGATCAGCGGAATCGGACTGCTGGTGGCTGCCGCCCTGTGGGCCGTGGCCGCAGTTGTGCTGGCCCGGCGTCTGGAGGTGCTGGATCGTGCCGTGGGGCGGCTGGCCAAAGGCCAGCATGCCGGCGAGGACCATGATGAATTCGCCGCCGTCCGCGAGATCGCGCGGGCGCAGAACCCCCTGACGTCGACCCTGGCCCAGTCGGTGCTCACCTTGCAACAGGTGCAGCGCGAGCGGGATGCAGCGCAGATCGCCTTGCAGGAGCGCGAGCAGCTGTTCGCCACCATCGTGCAACAAGCCCCCGCCGGCATTGCGCTGATCGCCCGCGACACGCTGGGCATGCTGCGCTTCAATGAGGCCGCTTACCGCTCACTGGGATACGACGCCGACGAGTTCGCCTCCCACACGCTGCACGACCTGGCGTTCGGCAAACCGGAGCAACTCGACGGACTGGTGGAGCAGGTCTTCTCGGAAGGCGGCGTCGAATTCGAAGCGACCAGCCGCACCAAGGCCGGTGAGCTGCGCGACTACTGGGTCTCCATGAAGCCGCTGGCCCTGCCAGGGCGGGACTGCATCAGCGCGATCTGGCTGGACATGACGGAGCGCAAGCGCGCCGAGTTCGAACTGGACCGCTATCGCAAGCACCTGGAATCGCTGGTGGCCGAGCGCACGCGCGATCTCGAGCGGACGCAGCAGGACCTGATCGTGGCGCGCGACATGGCCGAGAGTGCCAGCCGGGCCAAGAGCGCCTTCCTGGCCAACATGAGCCATGAGATCCGCACCCCGATGAACGCCATCGTCGGCATGGCGCATCTGCTCAAGGGCGAGGCGCTGAACCCGCGCCAGCAAGAGCGCGTGGACAAGATCACCGGTGCGGCCATGCACCTGCTGGCCGTCATCAACGACATCCTGGATTTCTCGAAGATCGAGGCGGGCAAGTTCTCTGTCGACCCCACCGACTTCAACCTTGAGCAGGTCATCTCGCAGGCCTTCTCGCTGGTGGCCGAGAAGGCCGAAGCCAAGGACCTCGAGCTGGTCTCCGACCTCGACCATGTGCCCACCGCCCTCCACGGCGACCCTGTGCGCCTGGGGCAGATCCTGCTGAACTTTCTCAGCAATGCGGTGAAGTTCACCGAGCGCGGTCATGTGCGGCTGCGCGTGCGGACTTCGCGGCACGAAGAAGACAGGCAATGGTTGCGCTTCGAGATCGCAGACACAGGCATCGGCATCAGTCCCGAGCAACAGACCCGCCTGTTCACCGCCTTTCAGCAGGCCGACGATTCCACCACCCGCCTGTACGGCGGCACGGGCCTCGGCCTGGCGATCTGCGGCCGTCTGGCAGATCTGTTGGGTGGCACGGTGGGCGTGCACAGCGCGGCAGGGCAGGGCAGCACCTTCTGGGTCGAACTGCCCTTCACGCTCGCTGCGCACGCGCCGCCTGTGCTTCACGGCTTCGCACCCGACGCCCGCGTGCTGGTCATGGACGACATGGAAGAGGCACGCGAAGCGATCCAGGTCGTGCTCACGCAGCTGGGCGCCGCCCGCGTGGACACCTGCGTGAATGGCGAAGAAGGGCTGTCACGCGTGACCGCGGCGGCCCAGGCGGGTGCGCCGTACACGCACGTGTTCGCAGACTGGAACATGCCCGGCATGACCGGTGCCGAAGCGTTGCGGCGACTGCGACACCTGCCCCTGCCCGGCCACCCCGTGGGCATCCTCTTCAGTGGCAGCAGCGGCAGCCCGGAACATGCCGACCCCGCAGCCGGCATCGATGGATTCATCGCCAAGCCGGTCCTGCCATCGGCTGTGGTGAGCGTGCTGGCGCGCACTGCCCTGACCAGCGTCCAGCATCTGCCGGCGCCCATGCAAGCGGGCGATGCGCCCACCCGCCTGAAGCCGGGACAACGCGTGCTGCTGGCCGAGGACAACGCGCTGAACCGCGAGGTGCTCGGTGAATTGCTCGAGCGCCTGGGCCTGACCGTGGACAGCGTACCCGACGGCGTGGCCGCCCTCGAAGCCGCAAGCCAGGCGCACTATGACCTGATCCTCATGGACCTGCAGATGCCCCGCATGGACGGCTTGCAGGCCGCTCGGGCCCTGCGGCAGTTGCCCGCCTTCGGCACCACGCCCATCGTGGCCGTGACCGCCAACGCCTTCACCGAAGACCGGGCCAACGCACTGGCCGCCGGCATGAACGACCACCTGGCCAAACCCGTGGACCCCGCCGCCCTGCGCGCGGTGCTCACGCGCTGGCTGGGTACCCTGGGAGATCCGGCCTGCTCGGCAGAGGCACCCGTGCCACTGCCCACGGCGACGCTCGCCGCACTCGCGGGTGTTCCGGGCCTGTCTATCGCCGAAGCATTGCGCCACACGGGTGGTTCTGTGCAGCAGCTCCACGATCGACTGCGCCGATTCTTTGACGAGCACGGCGACGATCCGACCCAGATCTGCCTTGAAACAGAAACCGGTGACCGCACCGGTGCAAGGCGGCGAGCGCACACCTTGCGCGGCGTGGCGCTCATGTTCGGCCTCGATGCCATCGGGCTGGCGGCACAAGAAATCGAGTTGTTGCTGCAGCCAGAGCATGACGTGGGCTCGGTCGCTCATCACCCGGCGATGCAACGCCTCAGGGCCGCCCTCTCGGACGCCCGGCAGGCGTTCGCGTGCGTTCCTGCACCGGATGCAGACTTGCCAGCGATGCAAGCCAGCCTCGCCCCCCACGAATTGCGGAACGACCTGCAAAGCCTGGCAGATCTGCTGGCGGTGGGCGACATGGATGCGGCCGATGCGTGGGAACGTCTCGCACCCCAGTTGACGATTCACTTCAAGCGCGACACGGCGGCGCTGGGAGACGCGATGGCGCGCTTTGACTATGGCAAGGCGCTCACCATCGTGCGGGACGTCCTCTCAAACATGAACGCATCGCAAGCCTGA